In the genome of Metabacillus litoralis, the window AAGGTATTAAATGAACTGAAAAGCTTGTATAAAGACAGCTTAATTCTCCCAATTAAAGCTGATTTGACAAGTAAAAAGGGTGTACAAGAATTACTTGAACATATACATATGCCTGTTGAATTGGTTGTTTTTAATAGTGGGACGAGTCATTATGGGTTGGTAACAGATCTAAATGATGTAGAGATTGATCAAATGGTAGAGCTACATATAACGAGTCCATTTCGTTTAATACAAAAGCTAATCCCCTCGATGATTACAAAACGTAAAGGTAATATTATATTCATATCATCTATTTGGGGGATTACAGGTGCTTCTTGTGAGGTCTTGTATTCAATGGTGAAAGGTGGACAAAATGCTTATGTGAAGGCTCTCGCAAAAGAGCTGGCACCAAGTCATATTA includes:
- the ymfI gene encoding elongation factor P 5-aminopentanone reductase; protein product: MDKYALITGASGDIGMAISKKLISQGYHLYVHYHQNEKVLNELKSLYKDSLILPIKADLTSKKGVQELLEHIHMPVELVVFNSGTSHYGLVTDLNDVEIDQMVELHITSPFRLIQKLIPSMITKRKGNIIFISSIWGITGASCEVLYSMVKGGQNAYVKALAKELAPSHIRVNAIAPGAISTKMLAQFTEEELIQLQEEIPLGRLGKPDEIAETVTFLSSEKSSYITGQVISVNGGWI